The segment GCCAACTCCACCACCTCTGCCTCTACCCCTGAATCCGCCTCTGAATCCACCTCTAAACCCCCCTCTGCCTCTATAACCGCCACGACCTCTGCCTCTAAAGCTACCTCTTTCATACTCTTGTCCATTTGCAGCAGCAAGAGCAGCTTCTTGTGCAGCTTGACCACCATGTTTTCCTCTACCAAATTGTCTTCCTTCTCTGAAACCAGGATCCAAATCTATTGATATACTTTGACTATCAAGAATAGTAGATTGCAAATACTTCATGGCATTGGGTGCACCTTGTTCAGTTCTGTAAATGACAAAGCAGAACCCACATGGAGTCAATTTATTTCGGTCTAATCCCATGATGATCTTATCTATAGCGCCACATTTCATGAACAATTCGTGTATTTGTTCCTCGGTGGTGAAATGGGATAGATTTCCCACGTACACTGTGCGTGATGTCATTGCTCTTTCAAGTTCACCATAGTTATGTCTTGCCTTCCGTATCAAGTACGGAGATGGTTTGTCAAGCCTCTCGgctgaattgttgaagttgttttCTAGCAAATCCATTATTGTCTTGAGCTTGAAGAGGTGTAGTATTGCTTGAACTCGAAGTCTGGAAATTTTTTGTGATGGTTTCGCGCGTGAGACATCAAGTATAGCTAACTACTCTACAAAGACATTACGAAGCAATTATATTGGAAAACAAACTACTTAAGATACTAAAAAGGCAGTCCTTAACTTTGACacttgatattgttgtcAGAAtaaaagttgatgaagcaatTGTTATCATTAAAACATACACTGCTCAACTTACCTTCTT is part of the Candida orthopsilosis Co 90-125, chromosome 2 draft sequence genome and harbors:
- a CDS encoding Cbc2 protein (S. cerevisiae homolog CBC2 has RNA cap binding, has role in nuclear mRNA splicing, via and localizes to nuclear cap binding complex, commitment complex), producing the protein MDLLENNFNNSAERLDKPSPYLIRKARHNYGELERAMTSRTVYVGNLSHFTTEEQIHELFMKCGAIDKIIMGLDRNKLTPCGFCFVIYRTEQGAPNAMKYLQSTILDSQSISIDLDPGFREGRQFGRGKHGGQAAQEAALAAANGQEYERGSFRGRGRGGYRGRGGFRGGFRGGFRGRGRGGGVGGSGGEFRGETSVYIPSKDPSYNAPGTFNPMI